A window of Chryseobacterium aquaeductus genomic DNA:
GTATTCGTACATGGGGAGTTTTTGATGGAGAAGAATTAGTTGGTATTTGGAGTGTTGAGCCTAAATTATTAAAAAGTTCTGATAAAAACATATATGTAGGAAGGTGTTTTGCAGTTGGAATTCATGAAGGATATCGCAGACATGGTCTTTTTGTTTCTTTAAGTGAGTATGCAATTCAACAAGAAAAAAAAATAGCTGAATATGAATATATTTTAGGGTTTCCACAAGTAGGAAGATCAGTTGTTGGCGGTCATTTTAAAGCAGGATGGGAAGAAGTGTTGACAATTGATATTTTTAGCCGAAAAAATGTACCTAGGATTTTTGGCGAAGCGCGATCGACTATAAATTTTATAACAAATTATGATGGAATTAAAATTGAAGCAAAATGTGACGGACTTATTGAAAATTCAGATTACAATACTTTACGATATAGTAAACATCCAGACCATCAGTATTTAACCTACCAGTATCAAGATGCTACAATTGTTTTAAAGCCTTATGGTAATTTTTGTCATATTTTGGATTTATCGGGAGCTTTAGAAAATGTGAAATTTTTATTAGATGTTGTTAAATCACTAGCCTTAAAGCATGGGTGGGCCGAAGTCAATGCGTGGTGTGCTGAAAATGAATTTTATAAAGAAGCCTATTTAGCTAGCGGCTTTACCTCGGGAGCTGATTTCGGATTGCCAGTCACGCTTATAGCAGTAAGAATAAATGCTGAAACTCCCCTCATGCTAAACAATGTAAGTTTGCAAATGGGAATTGAGGAAGGATATTAAAATTCTAAAAATAAAAAAATGAAAAATGTTTCAAATAATATTATAAGATCTGTAAAAATATTAGGTACAGGTTCTTATGCTCCTGAAAGAATTGTAAAAAATCAAGAATTAGCAGAAACCCTAACAACTACAGACGAATGGATTTTTGAAAATTTAGGAATACGCGAAAGACATATTGCTGCAGATAATGAATTTACTTCTGATTTAGCTTTTAAGGCAGCTGAAAAAGCACTAGAAAACGCATCATTACAAGCTAATGATATTGATTTGATAATTGTTGCTACTGCAACGCCCGACAGATTGGCACCATCAACTGCGTGTATCGTTCAAGAAAAACTAGGAGCGGTGAATGCGGCAGCATTTGATGTTAATGCAGTTTGCTCAGGATTTTTATACGCCTTTGCTATCGGGTCACAATTTATAGCAGCTGGTATGTATCAAAATGTTATGGTTATTGGAGCGGATACATTTTCAAAAATCACAAATTGGAAC
This region includes:
- a CDS encoding GNAT family N-acetyltransferase; amino-acid sequence: MGENIKFRYRLVDTVNTDHEKYKALHNSLFKGANTSSEWIQWYHKEIGALKAWSEGIRTWGVFDGEELVGIWSVEPKLLKSSDKNIYVGRCFAVGIHEGYRRHGLFVSLSEYAIQQEKKIAEYEYILGFPQVGRSVVGGHFKAGWEEVLTIDIFSRKNVPRIFGEARSTINFITNYDGIKIEAKCDGLIENSDYNTLRYSKHPDHQYLTYQYQDATIVLKPYGNFCHILDLSGALENVKFLLDVVKSLALKHGWAEVNAWCAENEFYKEAYLASGFTSGADFGLPVTLIAVRINAETPLMLNNVSLQMGIEEGY